A genomic region of Rhipicephalus sanguineus isolate Rsan-2018 chromosome 1, BIME_Rsan_1.4, whole genome shotgun sequence contains the following coding sequences:
- the LOC125757215 gene encoding wiskott-Aldrich syndrome protein family member 2-like: protein MRTGLESGMRRGLMARQKPVENPSLVAAVDTDPQWDTLISRQRLLEAQRNDGLCQRILSHLADLNAQPSDALYPAPAAFTDVLPEVPFTFSPLGQVSRCSWASLPAIERPCPHGRNMDRPRLYRPSRGLDVAPPLGDPAPPFTWRPTPRCSGAVPWTPLGSAPDRAITALHGRGDQDPLPALPGPRNFPPGPPGRPPPPQPPPCGNNPGHHPSTTAGCPSSSLPPQPPVDDLLDFDE from the exons ATGCGGACGGGCCTGGAGTCGGGAATGAGGCGGGGGCTGATGGCGCGGCAGAAACCGGTG GAGAATCCCTCCCTTGTTGCTGCCGTGGATACAGATCCTCAGTGGGACACCCTGATCAGCAGGCAGCGTCTCCTTGAGGCGCAGCGCAACGACGGCCTGTGTCAACGGATCCTCAGCCACTTAGCTGACCTGAACGCGCAACCAAGCG ATGCATTGTACCCGGCGCCGGCGGCCTTCACCGATGTGCTCCCGGAGGTCCCGTTCACGTTCAGCCCCTTGGGACAGGTCTCCCGCTGTTCGTGGGCCTCGTTACCCGCCATCGAGAGGCCGTGTCCGCACGGTCGCAACATGGACCGTCCTCGACTCTACCGACCGTCCCGTGGCCTGGACGTCGCGCCTCCCTTGGGAGATCCAGCCCCGCCCTTTACTTGGCGACCCACCCCTCGATGCTCCGGAGCCGTTCCGTGGACTCCTCTCGGATCGGCACCCGATCGAGCCATCACAGCCCTACACGGCCGAGGAGACCAGGATCCTTTGCCCGCTTTGCCGGGTCCCAGAAATTTCCCGCCGGGCCCACCAGGACGGCCCCCTCCACCGCAGCCGCCTCCTTGCGGCAACAATCCGGGACACCATCCCtcgaccacggccg GGTGCCCTTCCAGCTCCTTGCCACCGCAGCCTCCCGTCGATGACCTCCTCGACTTCGACGAATGA